The DNA region TTGCGGCTTGGCGGGCTTACAGTTGACAACGATACTTGGCTTGCAACTGTTGCTGGCAACGTTGGCATCGGGACGACGAGTCCGAGATATAAGCTTGAGACAGTTTCAACCGCAAGTAGCTGGGGTGTACGTCTAAGAAATAATTACGGTGGAGCTGCGAGGTCCTATGTGTATATTGCGCATGGTGGTGGATATGGGATGCACATTCGGGGCTATACAACTGGTGGCGAGTACACCTTACAGCTTTATAACGCCAACGCCGAAACCAACCGCTTTTTGAACGATGGACGGGTGTTTCTCGGATTACAAGGCAACGTCGGCATCGGGACAACGAGCCCAAGTCAGAAATTGGATGTTTCAGGCCAAATCCATGCTACAGGAGATATCTGTACTGATGTGGGAGGAGGAGTTTGTTTGAGCGCTGCAGGTGGCGGAGGCGTAACAACCTATGATTCAGGATGGTTTGCTATCAGTAATGGGCAGAATACGATACTTAATCATAATTTGGGCTCAACTTCTTTAGTTTTTCAAGTTTTTGCAGCTACAGACTCATCAGGTTCTAATATGATGGAAGCGCATGATGTTGAGTGGACTGAAGATTATTTCAGAACTACTGGGTATAGCATACAAGAGATTAATGTAAATTCTTTTAAGTTTATAGCTGCAAGTTCTGGATATAATTATATGAATGATTCAGGAAATTCTCAGGCTCCTACTCTTGCTAGGGCTTGGACATGGGCACGTGTTATTGCTATAAGTCCATAGAAAATAGAAAAATGGAAATGGAAAAACGCTGTCAACTATATTTTTGATTAACCATGTGATAAAATAAACAATAGAATAACAAAAACCATGAAAAAGATAAAATTTTATAAGAACCTCTCGCTTCGCTCGAGAACCTTGAATGTTTTCCTCGCTACGCTGGGAAAGCCATTGTCTAAAAGAAATTCAGTTTTATTTATTATTTCTCTTGGCTTAATAATTTTCAGCTCAGTGTTTTTAATTAATTCAGTTAATGCTCAAGATATAAATTTAGCCGCATTTATGGGGACGGCTGAATTAAATATAGAACAAGGACCAGGAGATAGGGTAGATTTTGAGGGAACCGATGGATTTCCTGAGCGAATAAATGATGAAGATGATAATAATTATATTACCGTTACTTGGAATTTTGCTGAAGAGGAACTAGTATGGCCAGGATGGGGATGGGGGCCAGGAATAATATATGAAACTATTGTAACTTTTAGTGAACCAGTAACTCTTAATAGGGTAGAGTATGTAAGGGGGGGACATAGTGGAACTGGTACTTGCTGGTATAGATATGAAGGGATAATTATGAGCACTACTTGTAGTCTTAAAGGCACAGAAGAAACATATTTATATTATAACGGTAGTTGGCAAGGTCCAATACGCACCCGCTCAGTATTAGGAAGCAAGTCAACAGAGAGTATTGCCGGGAGTTGGGAAAATGTAGAAAGAGTAAAAGTACGTATTGATATAAATCAATGGCCTTATTTTCCTCATCTTGGACGTCATTATCTTTATGAATTGCGAGCTTTTGGCCCTCCACCTGTTGTATCGCCAACTGTTGCAACCTCAGGAGCTACAGGTGTTCAGGATACATCAGTTACTTTAAATGGCAATATTACTAATACTGGCGGAGAGAATCCCAGCAAAAGAGGATTTGAATGGGGAACTTCTTCTGGGAGTTACCCGAATACCTGGACAGGATCTGGGAGCTTTGGAACAGGCGCTTTTAGTCGTACAATTACCGGGCTAAATTCTGAAACTAAATATTATTTCAGAGCCAAAGCCTATAATTCAGCTGGTTGGGGATATGGTTCAGAGAGATTTGTTACAACGGCTGCTCCGCTACCTCCACCTATTGTATCGCCAACTGTTGCAACCTCAGAAGCTACAGGTGTTCAGGATACATCGGTTACTTTAAATGGCAATATTACTAATACTGGCGGAGAGAATTGTGACGAGAGAGGATTTGAATGGGGAACTTCTTCTGGGAGTTACCCGAATACCTGGACAGAATCTGGGAGCTTCGGCACAGGCGCTTTTAGTCATACAATTACCGGGCTAAATTCTGAAACTAAATATTATTTCAGAGCTAAGGCTCACAACTCAGCTGCTTCCAGTTGGGCATATGGTTCAGAGAGATTTGTTACAACGGCTGCTTCGCCACCTCCACCTTGTGAATATCATAATGTCTGGGGGTGGGCTTGGTCAGATAATATTGGCTGGATTAGTTTTAGTTGCAGAGATGTAGCAGGTTCTGCAATAAACTATGGAGTAGATGTTGATGAGACTACTGGTGAGTTTTCTGGTTATGCTTGGTCAGATAGTATTGGCTGGATTAGTTTTAATCGTTCAGAAACAGGTGCCCCGCCGTTTGATGACGCCTGCCCTGGTGGTTCTTGTATTGCCAAACTTGATTTTGATACTGCAGAGGTTTCTGGCTGGGCAAGAGCATTGGCTTATGGAGGTGGCTGGGACGGTTGGATAAAATTAAGAGACTCAAGTTATGGAGTTTCGCTTAATCCTGCGCCTACTCCGTCTGAATTTAGGGGTTGGGCTTGGGGATCAGATATAATCGGCTGGGTTAGTTTTAATTGTTTAGATACAGGGGCTTGTGGAGTTTCAGATTACAAAGTAATGACTGATATTACTGTTACTCTAAATAACATTCCCTCAGCTACTAATCTTTCCCGAGAACAAACATCTGGCTGTGGCTCTGCACCGATAGTAAGGTTTAGTTGGGATTATAACGATGACGATAATGTCCCTCTAGGCACAGACCCTCAATCTGCTTATGAAATTCAAATAGATGATGACTCAAACTTAGATGAAGATCCAATAGTCACTCTGAGCGGTGGCGATAGCACCTCTCGGGACTATTCTCCTCCCAGCTTCGGCACTACTTATTGGTGGAGGGTAAGAGTTCGAGATACTAACGGTCCTGCATGGTCTGGCTGGGCAAATGGTCCCAATCTTACTCCTACTAAATGGCCTGATCCTGACTTTATCTGGTGTCCTCTTGAGCCTGATATTAATGAGACAATTCAATTTTGTTCAGTTTTTGGGGCGGGTGTTTGCGACCAGGCAGCAGAGCCACCTTGTTCAGATATGGCTAGTTCGGCAGATAATTTAACTACTTGTGCAGCTGGTTGTAATCTCTGGGAATGGGATTTTGATAATGACGGTACTCCTGAAATCACCAGTACTAATAATCCTACTTATTCTTACTCCAGTTCAGGAGATTACAGAGTGCGACTCACAGTTACAGATGCAGGTGGACATTCCTGTTTTAAACAGCACGATTTATCAGCAGATATACCTCTTCCTATCTGGAAAGAAATCCCCCCGTTTTAGAAACCTCTTAAATTTTTTGTTCAATCTCTCCCCCGCCAAAGCGGGGGAGTTTGTTGAGAAAAGAAAAATTTGCTACAATATAGTAAAGGTGCGAGTAATTTAATTAGTAATTAAAGTTTAAACATATGACCATTTTATACATTATTTTAGGAATTTTATTTCTAATAGTTTTATGGATGGTTTTTATCTACAACCGTTTAGTTACTCTTCGTAATCGGGCAAAAGAGGCCTGGTCAGATATTGATGTTCAATTAAAAAGAAGATATAATTTAATCCCTAATTTAGTTGAGACAGTTAAGGGTTATGCTACTCACGAAAGAGAGCTTTTTGAAAAAGTTACCGAAGCAAGAACAAGAGCAATGGGAGCTCAAACAATGGAAGAGCATTCTCAGGCTGAGAATATGCTTTCTTCTACTTTAAAGACCTTGTTTGCTGTAGCCGAAAATTACCCTCAATTAAAGGCCTCAGAGAATTTTTTAGAGCTTCAACGAGAACTTCGCGATACCGAGGATAAAGTTCAGGCAGCCAGAAGATTTTATAACGGCAATGTTAGAGACCTGAATATAAAGATTGAAAGATTTCCTGAAAAAATTATTGCTTCCTCGTTTAAATTCAAAAAGATGGATTTGTTTGAAATAGAAGAAGCAGCCGCTCGAGAACCCGTATCTGTTAAGTTTTAATTAGCAATGCCGACACTCTATACTCATGCCGAGTCCAACACTCGTAAGACCTGGTTTTATCTCGCTTGTTTCTTGATTTTAATCATCGCTCTTGGTTGGCTGATTTCTTATTTTCTGGGAAGTTATATTATTCTATGGCTGGCAGTAATTTATAGTATTTTGATGAGCTTTTTTAGTTATTGGTATTCTGATAAAATTGTTTTGGCAATGAGCCGGGCAAAACCCATTGAGAAAAAAGATAACCCTGAACTTTACCGGATTGTTGAGAATCTTTGTATCACAGCAGGTCTTCCCTTTCCTAAAATTTATATTATTAATGAGTCCCAGCCAAATGCTTTTGCTACCGGCCGCGATCCAAAACACGCAGTAGTGGCAGTAACCAAGGGATTACTTAATCGGCTTGAAAGAGCTGAATTAGAAGGAGTAATCGCCCATGAATTAGCCCATATCGGAAATCGAGATGCCTTATTGCAAACTATCGTAGTTATTTTGGTTGGAGTAGTAGTGATAATGACTGATTTTTTCTTTAGGATTAGTTTCTACGGAGGATTTTCTTCCCGGCGTGATAGTCGAGATGGGGGACAAATAAGATTGATCATGCTTTTAGTTGCTATTGCCTTAGCTATTTCAGCTCCTTTATTTGCCACCCTGATTAGATTGGCAATTTCCCGTAAAAGAGAATTTTTAGCTGATGCTGCCGGAGCCCTTTTAACAAGATATCCTGAAGGATTAGCCAGGGCCCTTGAAAAAATTTCTCAAGATCCCCACCCTTTAAGAGTGGCTAATAATTCCACTGCCCATCTTTACTTCGCCTCACCTTTTAGAGGAAAGCAATCTAAGAGTTTTCTGACCAAGTTATTTATGACCCATCCGCCAGCAGAAGAAAGAACCAGGGCATTAAGAGGAATGAAAATTTAAAAAATATGCAGTGTCCAATTTGCAAAAAAAATCTTTCAAGCACAATTCTTTGTAATGTTGAGGTAAATTATTGTCCAAAATGCCTTGGTCTTTGGTTTGAGGAGGAAGAATTAAGATGGGCAAAAGATGAAAAAGACAGAAATTTAGGATGGTTGGATATTGATTTATGGAGAAATAAGAAAAAACTCAAAATTTCTTATGGAATGCGACTTTGTCCCTCTTGCCGAGTTCCGCTTTATGAGGTATATTATGGAGATTCAAGGATAATTGTTGATGTTTGTAATCTTTGCCGCGGAGTTTGGTTAGATAGAGCGGAGTTTAAGAAAATAATTGATTGGCTTAAAGAAAGAGCAGATTACGAGATTTTAAATAATTATGCTAAGAATTTATTTAAAGAATTAAGCGAAATCTTTACTGGCCCCGAAACTTTAAGAGAAGAAATTTTGGACTTTTTGACAATCTTAAAACTTTTAAGATACAAATTCGCTACCCAACACCCGGCAATTT from Patescibacteria group bacterium includes:
- a CDS encoding LemA family protein, encoding MTILYIILGILFLIVLWMVFIYNRLVTLRNRAKEAWSDIDVQLKRRYNLIPNLVETVKGYATHERELFEKVTEARTRAMGAQTMEEHSQAENMLSSTLKTLFAVAENYPQLKASENFLELQRELRDTEDKVQAARRFYNGNVRDLNIKIERFPEKIIASSFKFKKMDLFEIEEAAAREPVSVKF
- a CDS encoding zf-TFIIB domain-containing protein yields the protein MQCPICKKNLSSTILCNVEVNYCPKCLGLWFEEEELRWAKDEKDRNLGWLDIDLWRNKKKLKISYGMRLCPSCRVPLYEVYYGDSRIIVDVCNLCRGVWLDRAEFKKIIDWLKERADYEILNNYAKNLFKELSEIFTGPETLREEILDFLTILKLLRYKFATQHPAISKIILQLPK
- a CDS encoding PKD domain-containing protein — its product is MTDITVTLNNIPSATNLSREQTSGCGSAPIVRFSWDYNDDDNVPLGTDPQSAYEIQIDDDSNLDEDPIVTLSGGDSTSRDYSPPSFGTTYWWRVRVRDTNGPAWSGWANGPNLTPTKWPDPDFIWCPLEPDINETIQFCSVFGAGVCDQAAEPPCSDMASSADNLTTCAAGCNLWEWDFDNDGTPEITSTNNPTYSYSSSGDYRVRLTVTDAGGHSCFKQHDLSADIPLPIWKEIPPF
- a CDS encoding M48 family metallopeptidase, which translates into the protein MPTLYTHAESNTRKTWFYLACFLILIIALGWLISYFLGSYIILWLAVIYSILMSFFSYWYSDKIVLAMSRAKPIEKKDNPELYRIVENLCITAGLPFPKIYIINESQPNAFATGRDPKHAVVAVTKGLLNRLERAELEGVIAHELAHIGNRDALLQTIVVILVGVVVIMTDFFFRISFYGGFSSRRDSRDGGQIRLIMLLVAIALAISAPLFATLIRLAISRKREFLADAAGALLTRYPEGLARALEKISQDPHPLRVANNSTAHLYFASPFRGKQSKSFLTKLFMTHPPAEERTRALRGMKI